One genomic segment of Panicum virgatum strain AP13 chromosome 2N, P.virgatum_v5, whole genome shotgun sequence includes these proteins:
- the LOC120662860 gene encoding protein FAR1-RELATED SEQUENCE 5-like: protein MAAEAGDADLRHLPPGLDRISALPDELIQAILAWLPSTAAAARTSAVSRRWRHVWTGVPALSFHVEQKPLREYSSTADAVDAALDAYSDSATLSRLAIDVDSPCPRSRIAPWLRFASLRLAGELRLTLKGGAPKQPVLMGLVHRQHQPVVELPAFERATCIDLAVINFALRLPPARAFGALRVLRISATDLVRGDVGHLVSTQCPRLRDLELCDVALEAANLSISSASLGRLVLRRVSIMSKGRIDVAAPMRYCQMFWCPMADVPTPIDGQVSPEQEGIMNIDLDLGVAEMIRDKFVGVDSGQIEGNGQEGGEAGAEEVELALEAGNVITERRIGWTRKSAREGPSERIAVNEESAITRALSQAARNRGSPIFQHLEGTLFSSSEEARDFFNLYSWEIGFGIRYGRSNKNNKGYTTRQDIVCSCEGSPRTKNCASIRTGCKVMIRLLRTSDHGWYISRVSTSHNHKLSEGYAEKKQWNSHSMIDPSTKYFIKKLRDNNVSIGRVCSIIGVTDSSAMNPVRKETIRSLCAKVARENMADDIGKTVQLLWEMKIKDPLMEVRFKVDEKGTVKSMLWCTGKNRMDYKNFGDVVTFDTTYRTNLYSLPFGIFIGVNCHFQSIIFGGVLLSTETAEDFQWAFQNFMEMMDGSVPITVLTDQCAAMGKAIRTVLPGTRHRWCRWHVLKSAKKKLGKVIARHKQFKSDFYNLITNETCVDSFELSWKKLIIKYRLVKSKYMLRLYKHREKWAKPYFMSVFCAGMTSTQRSESANHMLKRYIQKAAPMHLFVSKFNEFLCDRTEQEAREQHVTKMVTRRMRVGAPIEEHADLVYTRAMYEKFYDELFEAGKFCVQREDGNDRFIVSSAKLSSDGVQKKYVVTLHGEDFMSCQCGLYEHLGMLCRHALKVLLHLDRQEIPKFNIMRRWTKEAVVYKAHGEQTDIASDADQMRKKALMLQTLQIVHGPSPVDEQMFRNAMEALRPADQTQREDPPFDGQYQCSLHDDAGPVPLSCPPRTMKGGRPPSTGLNAWISRKDKRRTLDSSPRDPISEDWPEEEMPPSKKTRCLKDI from the exons ATGGCCGCCGAAGCAGGAGACGCCGATCTTCGGCACCTCCCTCCCGGGCTCGACCGCATCAGCGCCCTCCCGGACGAGCTGATCCAGGCGATCCTTGCCTGGCTCCCGtccaccgcggccgccgcgcgcaccagcGCCGTCTCCCGGCGCTGGCGCCACGTCTGGACCGGCGTCCCGGCGCTCTCCTTTCACGTGGAGCAGAAGCCGCTGCGAGAGTATTCATCGACcgccgacgccgtcgacgccgccctCGACGCCTACTCCGACTCCGCCACGCTGAGCCGCCTCGCCATCGACGTGGACAGCCCATGCCCCAGATCCCGCATCGCCCCCTGGCTGCGCTTCGCCTCGCTgcgcctcgccggcgagctccgcctcaCTCTGAAAGGCGGCGCCCCCAAACAGCCGGTCCTGATGGGCCTCGTGCATCGTCAGCATCAGCCGGTGGTCGAGCTGCCGGCCTTCGAGAGGGCGACGTGCATCGATCTCGccgtgatcaacttcgcgctcCGCCTACCCCCTGCCCGAGCTTTCGGCGCCCTGCGCGTCCTGAGGATCAGCGCCACCGATCTGGTGCGGGGCGACGTCGGCCACCTCGTATCCACGCAgtgcccgcgcctgcgggatCTCGAGCTGTGCGACGTGGCTCTCGAGGCCGCCAACCTCTCCATCAGCTCCGCCTCGCTCGGGAGACTGGTGCTCCGGCGTGTCAGCATCATGAGCAAAGGGCGGATCGATGTCGCCGCCCCGATGAGGTACTGCCAAATGTTTTGGTGTCCTATGGCGGACGTACCCACCCCCATCGACGGTCAG GTTTCACCAGAACAAGAGGGAATCATGAATATAGATCTAGATTTGGGAGTAGCAGAGATGATTCGGGACAAATTTGTGGGAGTTGATTCAGGTCAGATTGAAGGAAATGGACAGGAGGGTGGAGAAGCTGGAGCAGAGGAAGTTGAGCTTGCATTGGAGGCTGGTAATGTGATCACCGAGCGACGGATAGGTTGGACGAG GAAATCAGCTAGGGAAGGCCCGTCCGAGCGGATTGCTGTAAACGAGGAGAGTGCGATTACAAGGGCACTGAGCCAAGCAGCTAGGAATCGAGGATCTCCAATTTTCCAACATCTGGAGGGTACATTATTCAGTAGTAGCGAAGAGGCCAGAGATTTCTTTAATCTTTATTCATGGGAGATTGGGTTTGGAATTCGTTATGGTCGTAGCAACAAGAATAATAAAGGGTACACAACCAGGCAAGATATTGTTTGTTCTTGTGAG GGATCACCGCGAACCAAGAATTGTGCGTCTATCAGGACTGGATGTAAAGTTATGATAAGGCTGCTGAGAACAAGTGATCATGGGTGGTACATTAGTCGAGTTAGCACAAGCCACAACCACAAATTATCAGAGGGGTATGCAGAGAAGAAACAGTGGAATTCTCACAGCATGATTGATCCGAGCACTAAGTATTTCATCAAGAAACTTCGAGACAACAATGTCAGTATTGGAAGGGTTTGCAGCATTATTGGTGTCACAGATAGTAGTGCTATGAATCCAGTTCGTAAAGAGACCATCAGATCACTCTGCGCGAAGGTAGCAAGGGAAAATATGGCTGATGACATTGGTAAAACTGTCCAACTTTTATGGGAAATGAAAATCAAAGATCCACTTATGGAAGTGAGGTTCAAGGTTGATGAGAAGGGCACAGTTAAATCTATGCTTTGGTGTACTGGAAAGAATAGGATGGATTACAAGAACTTcggtgatgttgtcacatttGATACAACCTATCGTACCAATTTGTACAGCTTGCCGTTTGGAATTTTTATCGGTGTTAATTGCCATTTTCAGTCAATTATTTTTGGTGGCGTTCTTTTGTCTACTGAGACAGCAGAAGACTTCCAATGGGCATTTCAAAAtttcatggagatgatggatgGATCAGTTCCAATAACTGTGCTGACAG ATCAATGCGCGGCAATGGGAAAGGCAATTCGTACTGTTTTGCCTGGGACACGTCATCGATGGTGTCGTTGGCATGTCTTGAAGAGTGCTAAGAAGAAGTTAGGGAAAGTTATTGCGAGACACAAGCAATTCAAAAGTGATTTCTATAATCTCATCACCAACGAGACATGTGTTGATAGTTTTGAATTGTCGTGGAAGAAGTTGATCATAAAGTACCGGCTTGTGAAGAGCAAGTATATGCTAAGACTTTACAAGCATAGGGAAAAATGGGCCAAACCATACTTTATGAGTGTTTTTTGTGCTGGGATGACGAGCACGCAAAGGAGTGAAAGTGCAAATCACATGCTTAAGAGGTATATTCAGAAGGCTGCGCCTATGCACCTGTTTGTAAGCAAGTTCAATGAGTTCCTTTGTGATCGGACAGAGCAAGAGGCTCGGGAGCAACATGTAACAAAAATG GTTACAAGGAGAATGAGGGTAGGGGCTCCGATTGAAGAGCATGCCGATTTAGTGTATACTCGTGCAATGTATGAGAAATTTTATGATGAGTTATTCGAGGCTGGGAAGTTTTGTGTTCAGAGGGAAGATGGCAATGACAGGTTCATTGTTTCCTCTGCGAAGTTGAGCTCAGATGGtgtacaaaaaaaatatgttgtTACTCTGCACGGAGAGGATTTCATGTCTTGCCAGTGTGGTCTGTATGAGCATCTAGGTATGCTGTGCCGGCATGCTCTAAAG GTTTTGTTACATTTGGATAGGCAAGAAATTCCAAAGTTTAATATAATGAGAAGATGGACAAAGGAGGCGGTTGTTTACAAAGCTCATGGAGAACAAACTGATATAGCTTCAGATGCAGACCAAATGAGGAAGAAGGCTTTGATGTTGCAGACTCTTCAAATTGTGCATGGACCTTCACCGGTGGATGAGCAGATGTTCAGGAATGCTATGGAAGCGTTGAGGCCCGCTGACCAAACGCAGCGGGAGGATCCACCATTTGATGGACAGTATCAGTGTAGTTTGCATGATGATGCTGGGCCGGTGCCTTTATCGTGCCCTCCAAGGACAATGAAGGGTGGTCGACCTCCTAGCACTGGGCTTAATGCTTGGATATCGAGGAAAGACAAGAGAAGGACTCTTGACTCTTCACCGAGGGATCCAATTTCCGAAGATTGGCCAGAGGAAGAGATGCCTCCTAGCAAGAAGACCCGGTGCTTAAAAGATATCTGA